One window of the Anaeromyxobacter dehalogenans 2CP-C genome contains the following:
- the rplK gene encoding 50S ribosomal protein L11 has product MKKVTGQIKLQLPAGKANPAPPVGPALGQHGVNIMEFCKQFNAATQAQAKEALIIPVIITVYQDRSFTFVLKTPPAAILLKKAAGLHTEKKKGSGAHKPGKEKVGQVTRKQVEQIAKTKMQDMTAGTLEAAMRTVEGTALSMGIEIVG; this is encoded by the coding sequence ATGAAGAAGGTCACGGGACAGATCAAGCTGCAGCTCCCCGCCGGAAAGGCGAACCCGGCCCCGCCCGTGGGCCCGGCGCTCGGCCAGCACGGCGTCAACATCATGGAGTTCTGCAAGCAGTTCAACGCGGCGACGCAGGCCCAGGCGAAGGAAGCCCTCATCATCCCGGTCATCATCACGGTGTACCAGGACCGGTCCTTCACCTTCGTCCTGAAGACCCCGCCCGCCGCGATCCTCCTCAAGAAGGCGGCCGGCCTCCACACGGAGAAGAAGAAGGGCTCCGGCGCGCACAAGCCCGGCAAGGAGAAGGTCGGGCAGGTGACGCGCAAGCAGGTGGAGCAGATCGCGAAGACCAAGATGCAGGACATGACGGCGGGCACCCTGGAGGCCGCGATGCGGACCGTCGAGGGGACCGCCCTGTCCATGGGCATCGAGATCGTCGGCTAG
- a CDS encoding DUF493 domain-containing protein, which produces MTNRADPTPPAAPALEYPLRYTFKVMGLAADDFAEHARRLVARGVGEAPAIDVTVRASSGGKYHSVSVAVRLESEAQRRAVYQLLWQDERVVYYL; this is translated from the coding sequence ATGACGAACCGGGCCGATCCCACGCCGCCGGCCGCGCCGGCGCTCGAGTACCCGCTCCGCTACACCTTCAAGGTGATGGGGCTGGCGGCCGACGACTTCGCCGAGCACGCGCGGCGGCTGGTGGCCCGCGGCGTGGGCGAGGCCCCGGCGATCGACGTGACCGTTCGCGCCTCGTCGGGCGGGAAGTACCACTCGGTGAGCGTGGCGGTGCGGCTGGAGTCGGAGGCGCAGCGGCGCGCGGTCTACCAGCTGCTCTGGCAGGACGAGCGCGTCGTCTACTACCTGTGA
- a CDS encoding ATP-grasp domain-containing protein: MHLTVLSRSSEIYTTRRLVEAARARGVRSRVVDPLEVEMGLFDQAPQAYWRGKRFPRTDVVVPRIGLSIHQYGLSVVNQLELLGIPALNGAYGIAASRNKMRSLQMLSAAGVPVPRTVMASDPSGLKDMARLVGGVPVLVKLLSTSEKSGVMICETLQSLEAALEAILGLGQNIVVQQYLKGAKGRDLRALVVGGEVIAAMRRRPPVGRFSRNLRRGAQFEQVSLPPAYARAAAQAARVLQLEVCAVDMLDVKGTPRVFEVNSSPSIREAETACGVDAAGRIVERAMALVRRGSAPAGAGRRRRDGAAAAARP, encoded by the coding sequence GTGCACCTCACGGTCCTGTCGCGCTCGAGCGAGATCTACACCACGCGCCGCCTGGTCGAGGCGGCGCGCGCCCGCGGGGTCCGCTCGCGGGTCGTCGATCCGCTCGAGGTGGAGATGGGGCTGTTCGACCAGGCGCCGCAGGCCTACTGGCGCGGCAAGCGCTTCCCGCGCACCGACGTGGTCGTGCCGCGGATCGGCCTGTCCATCCACCAGTACGGCCTCTCGGTGGTGAACCAGCTCGAGCTGCTCGGGATCCCGGCGCTGAACGGCGCCTACGGCATCGCCGCCAGCCGCAACAAGATGCGCAGCCTGCAGATGCTCTCCGCCGCCGGCGTGCCGGTGCCGCGCACCGTCATGGCCAGCGACCCCTCCGGCCTGAAGGACATGGCGCGGCTGGTGGGCGGCGTCCCGGTGCTGGTGAAGCTGCTCTCCACCAGCGAGAAGTCGGGCGTGATGATCTGCGAGACGCTGCAGTCGCTGGAGGCGGCGCTCGAGGCCATCCTGGGCCTCGGCCAGAACATCGTGGTGCAGCAGTACCTGAAGGGCGCGAAGGGGCGGGACCTGCGCGCCCTGGTGGTGGGCGGCGAGGTCATCGCGGCGATGCGGCGGCGGCCGCCGGTCGGCCGCTTCTCGCGCAACCTGCGGCGCGGCGCGCAGTTCGAGCAGGTGAGCCTGCCGCCCGCCTACGCGCGGGCCGCCGCGCAGGCGGCCCGGGTGCTCCAGCTCGAGGTCTGCGCGGTGGACATGCTCGACGTGAAGGGCACGCCGCGGGTCTTCGAGGTGAACTCCTCGCCCTCCATCCGCGAGGCGGAGACCGCGTGCGGCGTGGACGCCGCCGGGCGGATCGTGGAGCGCGCCATGGCGCTGGTGCGCCGCGGGAGCGCCCCGGCCGGCGCGGGGCGGCGCCGGCGCGACGGCGCGGCCGCGGCGGCGCGTCCCTGA
- the dnaK gene encoding molecular chaperone DnaK, translating into MAKIIGIDLGTTNSVVAVMEGKDPVVITNEEGSRLTPSVVAYTKEGERLVGQVAKRQAITNPEKTVYSIKRFMGRRFGEVQDEMKRVPYHVAEGPNGDARIEIDGKQYSPPEISAQVLLKLKRAAENYLGEKVTDAVITVPAYFNDSQRQATKDAGEIAGLNVRRIVNEPTAAALAYGLDKKKNEKIAVYDFGGGTFDISILEVGENVVEVLATNGDTHLGGDNIDQQVIDWLIAEFKKDTGIDVSKDKMVLQRLKEAAEKAKIELSSMMETEINLPFLTADQTGPKHLSVKLSRAKLEQLVEALVERSIEPTRRCLADAKLQPSQIDEVVLVGGQTRMPKIVETVKRFFGKEPNRTVNPDEVVAVGAAVQAGVLSGEVKDILLLDVTPLSLGVETLGGVMTRLIERNTTIPAKRSETFSTASDSQTSVEIHVLQGEREMARDNRTLGRFHLEGIPPAPRGMPQIEVTFDIDANGILNVSAKDKGTGKEQKITISHSSGLAKDEVEKMVADAQSHETEDKARREEVEQRNRAENLAYQMEKLLKDNKDKLAAATVKEIEDAVQEVHKVREKGTAAEVKAAMERLEKASHKAAEELYKTAAPGGPGEGAPPPGGPAAEEKPKDNVVDAEFKQV; encoded by the coding sequence ATGGCCAAGATCATCGGCATCGACCTCGGCACCACGAACAGCGTGGTCGCGGTGATGGAGGGGAAGGATCCCGTCGTCATCACCAACGAGGAAGGCTCCCGGCTCACCCCGAGCGTGGTCGCCTATACGAAGGAAGGGGAGCGGCTCGTCGGGCAGGTGGCCAAGCGCCAGGCCATCACCAACCCCGAGAAGACCGTCTACTCGATCAAGCGCTTCATGGGCCGGCGCTTCGGCGAGGTGCAGGACGAGATGAAGCGCGTCCCGTACCACGTCGCCGAGGGCCCGAACGGCGACGCGCGCATCGAGATCGACGGCAAGCAGTACTCGCCGCCGGAGATCAGCGCGCAGGTGCTGCTCAAGCTGAAGCGCGCCGCCGAGAACTACCTCGGCGAGAAGGTGACCGACGCCGTCATCACCGTGCCGGCGTACTTCAACGACTCGCAGCGCCAGGCGACCAAGGACGCGGGCGAGATCGCCGGCCTGAACGTCCGGCGCATCGTCAACGAGCCGACCGCGGCCGCGCTCGCGTACGGCCTCGACAAGAAGAAGAACGAGAAGATCGCCGTCTACGACTTCGGCGGCGGCACGTTCGACATCTCGATCCTCGAGGTCGGCGAGAACGTGGTCGAGGTGCTCGCCACCAACGGCGACACGCACCTCGGCGGCGACAACATCGACCAGCAGGTCATCGACTGGCTGATCGCCGAGTTCAAGAAGGACACCGGCATCGACGTGTCGAAGGACAAGATGGTGCTCCAGCGCCTGAAGGAGGCGGCGGAGAAGGCGAAGATCGAGCTCTCCTCGATGATGGAGACCGAGATCAACCTGCCGTTCCTCACCGCCGACCAGACCGGCCCGAAGCACCTGTCGGTGAAGCTCTCGCGCGCCAAGCTCGAGCAGCTCGTCGAGGCGCTCGTCGAGCGGTCCATCGAGCCGACCCGGCGCTGCCTGGCCGACGCCAAGCTCCAGCCGTCGCAGATCGACGAGGTGGTGCTGGTCGGCGGCCAGACCCGCATGCCGAAGATCGTCGAGACGGTGAAGCGGTTCTTCGGCAAGGAGCCGAACCGGACCGTCAACCCGGACGAGGTGGTGGCGGTGGGCGCGGCGGTGCAGGCCGGCGTGCTCTCCGGCGAGGTGAAGGACATCCTGCTGCTCGACGTGACGCCGCTCTCGCTCGGCGTCGAGACGCTGGGCGGCGTGATGACCCGGCTCATCGAGCGGAACACCACCATCCCGGCGAAGCGGTCGGAGACGTTCTCCACCGCGTCGGACAGCCAGACGTCGGTGGAGATCCACGTGCTGCAGGGCGAGCGCGAGATGGCGCGCGACAACCGCACGCTGGGCCGCTTCCACCTGGAGGGCATCCCGCCCGCGCCGCGCGGCATGCCGCAGATCGAGGTCACGTTCGACATCGACGCGAACGGCATCCTGAACGTCTCCGCGAAGGACAAGGGGACCGGCAAGGAGCAGAAGATCACCATCAGCCACTCGTCCGGCCTGGCGAAGGACGAGGTCGAGAAGATGGTGGCCGACGCCCAGTCGCACGAGACCGAGGACAAGGCGCGCCGCGAGGAGGTCGAGCAGCGGAACCGGGCGGAGAACCTCGCCTACCAGATGGAGAAGCTGCTCAAGGACAACAAGGACAAGCTCGCCGCCGCCACGGTGAAGGAGATCGAGGACGCGGTGCAGGAGGTCCACAAGGTCCGCGAGAAGGGCACCGCGGCCGAGGTGAAGGCGGCCATGGAGCGCCTCGAGAAGGCCAGCCACAAGGCGGCCGAGGAGCTCTACAAGACCGCCGCGCCGGGCGGTCCGGGCGAGGGCGCGCCGCCTCCGGGCGGCCCCGCGGCCGAGGAGAAGCCGAAGGACAACGTGGTGGACGCGGAGTTCAAGCAGGTCTAG
- the rpmG gene encoding 50S ribosomal protein L33, translating into MAGNRSIITLECKTCKERNYTTTKNKKKTQDKLTLSKYCPRCRKHVEHKETK; encoded by the coding sequence ATGGCCGGCAATCGCAGCATCATCACGCTCGAGTGCAAGACCTGCAAAGAGCGGAACTACACGACCACCAAGAACAAGAAGAAGACGCAGGACAAGCTCACGCTCTCCAAGTACTGCCCGCGCTGCCGCAAGCACGTGGAGCACAAGGAGACGAAGTAG
- the tuf gene encoding elongation factor Tu: MAKEKFERSKPHVNVGTIGHVDHGKTTLTAAITKVLAQKGGAQFLAYDQIDKAPEERERGITIATAHVEYQTEKRHYAHVDCPGHADYVKNMITGAAQMDGAILVVSAADGPMPQTREHILLARQVGVPYIVVFLNKVDMVDDKELLDLVELEVRELLSEYDFPGNEIPIVKGSALKALEGDKGELGEQAIFKLMEAVDAYIPTPQRATDKPFLMPVEDVFSISGRGTVATGRVERGIVKVGEEVEVVGLKATAKTVVTGVEMFRKLLDEGRAGDNIGALLRGLKREEVERGQVLAKPGSITPHTKFKAEVYVLTKEEGGRHTPFFNGYRPQFYFRTTDVTGSVQLPQGVEMVMPGDNIGMEVELITPIAMEKELRFAIREGGRTVGAGVVAEVIQ; encoded by the coding sequence ATGGCCAAGGAGAAGTTCGAGCGCAGCAAGCCGCACGTGAACGTCGGGACGATCGGGCACGTGGACCACGGCAAGACGACGCTGACGGCGGCGATCACGAAGGTGCTGGCGCAGAAGGGCGGGGCGCAGTTCCTGGCGTACGACCAGATCGACAAGGCGCCGGAGGAGCGCGAGCGCGGGATCACGATCGCGACGGCGCACGTGGAGTACCAGACGGAGAAGCGGCACTACGCGCACGTCGACTGCCCGGGCCACGCGGACTACGTGAAGAACATGATCACCGGGGCGGCGCAGATGGACGGCGCGATCCTGGTGGTGTCGGCGGCGGACGGTCCGATGCCGCAGACGCGCGAGCACATCCTGCTGGCCCGCCAGGTGGGCGTGCCGTACATCGTGGTCTTCCTGAACAAGGTGGACATGGTGGACGACAAGGAGCTCCTGGATCTGGTGGAGCTGGAGGTCCGGGAGCTGCTGAGCGAGTACGACTTCCCGGGCAACGAGATCCCGATCGTGAAGGGGTCGGCGCTGAAGGCGCTGGAGGGCGACAAGGGCGAGCTCGGGGAGCAGGCGATCTTCAAGCTGATGGAGGCGGTGGACGCCTACATCCCGACGCCGCAGCGCGCGACGGACAAGCCGTTCCTGATGCCGGTCGAGGACGTGTTCTCGATCTCGGGCCGCGGGACGGTGGCGACGGGGCGCGTGGAGCGCGGGATCGTGAAGGTCGGCGAGGAGGTCGAGGTCGTCGGGCTGAAGGCGACGGCGAAGACGGTGGTGACCGGCGTCGAGATGTTCCGCAAGCTGCTGGACGAGGGGCGTGCGGGCGACAACATCGGGGCGCTGCTGCGCGGCCTGAAGCGCGAGGAGGTGGAGCGCGGTCAGGTGCTGGCGAAGCCGGGGTCGATCACGCCGCACACGAAGTTCAAGGCCGAGGTGTACGTGCTGACGAAGGAGGAGGGTGGTCGTCACACCCCGTTCTTCAACGGCTACCGGCCGCAGTTCTACTTCCGGACGACGGACGTGACGGGGTCGGTGCAGCTGCCGCAGGGAGTCGAGATGGTGATGCCGGGCGACAACATCGGGATGGAGGTGGAGCTGATCACCCCCATCGCGATGGAGAAGGAGCTCCGGTTCGCCATCCGCGAGGGCGGCCGCACGGTCGGCGCGGGCGTGGTCGCCGAGGTCATCCAGTAA
- the secE gene encoding preprotein translocase subunit SecE — MDNVGGVDQPKRVVAIFYVLAAIALGIFLEKVLELSLGYAGVNDFAVFSDWTLSTVAGFALAIATAVVVWRIPKTQQVSLEVALELRRVTWPTMRETRAATVAVIVASAVAAVILGLFDLVWSWLSSKIY; from the coding sequence ATGGACAACGTCGGCGGGGTCGATCAGCCGAAGCGCGTCGTAGCGATCTTCTACGTGCTCGCGGCCATCGCGCTGGGGATCTTCCTGGAGAAGGTCCTCGAGCTGTCGCTCGGGTACGCGGGCGTCAACGACTTCGCGGTGTTCAGCGACTGGACGCTGTCCACGGTGGCGGGCTTCGCGCTCGCCATCGCGACCGCGGTGGTGGTCTGGCGGATCCCGAAGACGCAGCAGGTGTCGCTGGAGGTGGCGCTCGAGCTCCGGCGGGTCACCTGGCCGACCATGCGCGAGACGCGCGCCGCCACCGTGGCGGTGATCGTCGCGTCCGCCGTGGCGGCGGTCATCCTCGGTCTCTTCGACCTCGTCTGGAGCTGGCTGAGCTCGAAGATCTACTGA
- the rplJ gene encoding 50S ribosomal protein L10, protein MNRTEKEQVIGELHEKMAKAKAAIVAEPKGLNVAVVTDLRKKLRDAKIDYRIVKNTLAARAAKGTPVEPVADRFVGPTALVMSYDDVVTPAKLLADFMKDRENFVIRTAIIEGKVVDAKGVQALAKLPGLKELRGQIAAMIAQPATKLARLVGTPGQQLARVVGARHEQLEKQG, encoded by the coding sequence TTGAACCGGACGGAAAAAGAGCAGGTCATCGGTGAGCTCCACGAGAAGATGGCGAAGGCGAAGGCGGCCATCGTCGCGGAGCCGAAGGGGCTGAACGTCGCGGTCGTCACGGATCTTCGCAAGAAGCTCCGCGACGCGAAGATCGACTACCGCATCGTGAAGAACACCCTCGCCGCGCGCGCCGCCAAGGGCACGCCGGTGGAGCCGGTGGCGGATCGGTTCGTGGGGCCGACGGCCCTCGTCATGTCGTACGACGACGTCGTCACCCCGGCGAAGCTCCTCGCGGACTTCATGAAGGACCGCGAGAACTTCGTCATCAGGACCGCGATCATCGAAGGCAAGGTCGTCGACGCGAAGGGCGTTCAGGCCCTCGCGAAGCTGCCGGGCCTGAAGGAGCTCCGCGGCCAGATCGCCGCGATGATCGCCCAGCCCGCGACCAAGCTCGCGCGCCTCGTCGGCACCCCTGGCCAGCAGCTGGCCCGGGTGGTCGGCGCCCGCCACGAGCAGCTCGAGAAGCAGGGTTAA
- the rplL gene encoding 50S ribosomal protein L7/L12, translating to MADLNAIVEQLSGLTIMEAAELVKQLEEKWGVSAAAAPVMMAGGPAAAAAPVEEKTEFTVVLADAGANKINVIKEVRAITGLGLKEAKDLVEGAPKEVKAGVAKAEAEELKKKLEAAGAKVEVK from the coding sequence ATGGCCGATCTGAATGCGATCGTTGAGCAGCTCTCGGGCCTCACCATCATGGAGGCCGCGGAGCTGGTGAAGCAGCTCGAGGAGAAGTGGGGCGTGTCCGCCGCCGCCGCTCCGGTGATGATGGCCGGTGGCCCCGCCGCCGCCGCGGCGCCGGTCGAGGAGAAGACCGAGTTCACGGTGGTCCTCGCCGACGCCGGCGCGAACAAGATCAACGTGATCAAGGAGGTCCGCGCGATCACGGGCCTCGGCCTCAAGGAGGCCAAGGACCTGGTCGAGGGCGCGCCGAAGGAGGTCAAGGCCGGCGTCGCCAAGGCCGAGGCCGAGGAGCTCAAGAAGAAGCTCGAGGCCGCTGGCGCCAAGGTCGAGGTCAAGTAG
- the rplA gene encoding 50S ribosomal protein L1, whose product MAHVAKKYKAAAEKVDRAKRYKLDEAMSLVKQTATKKFDETVDASINLGVDPKHADQVVRGAVVLPHGMGKTVRLAVFAKGDKAKEAQEAGADIVGAEDLAEKIQGGFMDFDKLIATPDMMGVVGRLGKILGPRGLMPNPKVGTVTMDLARAVKEQKAGKVEFRVEKAGIVHVPFGKASFDPEKLKANFSAIMEVIYKAKPQTAKGVYVKNVTLSTTMGPGIKLDLAELAAQHA is encoded by the coding sequence ATGGCTCACGTTGCGAAGAAGTACAAGGCGGCCGCCGAGAAGGTGGATCGCGCCAAGCGCTACAAGCTCGACGAGGCGATGAGCCTCGTGAAGCAGACCGCCACCAAGAAGTTCGACGAGACGGTGGACGCGTCCATCAACCTGGGCGTGGACCCGAAGCACGCCGACCAGGTGGTCCGCGGCGCCGTCGTGCTGCCGCACGGCATGGGCAAGACCGTCCGCCTGGCGGTGTTCGCGAAGGGCGACAAGGCCAAGGAGGCCCAGGAGGCCGGCGCGGACATCGTCGGCGCCGAGGACCTGGCCGAGAAGATCCAGGGCGGCTTCATGGACTTCGACAAGCTCATCGCCACCCCGGACATGATGGGCGTGGTCGGCCGCCTCGGTAAGATCCTCGGGCCCCGCGGCCTGATGCCGAACCCGAAGGTCGGCACCGTCACGATGGACCTCGCCCGCGCCGTGAAGGAGCAGAAGGCCGGCAAGGTCGAGTTCCGCGTCGAGAAGGCGGGCATCGTGCACGTGCCGTTCGGGAAGGCCTCCTTCGATCCGGAGAAGCTGAAGGCGAACTTCAGCGCGATCATGGAGGTCATCTACAAGGCGAAGCCGCAGACGGCGAAGGGCGTGTACGTCAAGAACGTCACCCTGAGCACCACCATGGGCCCCGGCATCAAGCTGGACCTGGCGGAGCTCGCCGCGCAGCACGCGTAA
- the nusG gene encoding transcription termination/antitermination protein NusG has protein sequence MAKKWYVVHTYSGFENKVKKSLDERIRQHALQDSFGEVLIPMEVVQEMVKGEKKTSKRKFFPGYILVNMEMNLQTWHLVKGTPKVTGFVGNAKTPDQVPAVSDIEVQRLTTQISEGSLKPKPKVQFEEGDSVRVTDGPFSNFNGTVEEVKPDKGKLRVLVSIFGRATPVELDFMQVEKT, from the coding sequence ATGGCGAAGAAGTGGTACGTCGTCCACACCTACTCGGGGTTCGAGAACAAGGTGAAGAAGTCGCTCGACGAGCGCATCCGGCAGCACGCGCTGCAGGACTCGTTCGGCGAGGTGCTCATCCCGATGGAGGTGGTCCAGGAGATGGTGAAGGGGGAGAAGAAGACCTCCAAGCGGAAGTTCTTCCCCGGCTACATCCTGGTGAACATGGAGATGAACCTGCAGACCTGGCACCTCGTGAAGGGGACGCCGAAGGTCACCGGGTTCGTGGGCAACGCCAAGACGCCGGACCAGGTCCCGGCGGTGTCCGACATCGAGGTGCAGCGCCTCACCACCCAGATCTCCGAGGGCTCGCTCAAGCCGAAGCCCAAGGTGCAGTTCGAGGAGGGCGACTCGGTCCGCGTGACCGACGGCCCGTTCTCGAACTTCAACGGCACCGTCGAGGAGGTCAAGCCGGACAAGGGCAAGCTCCGGGTGCTGGTCTCGATCTTCGGCCGCGCCACGCCGGTCGAGCTCGACTTCATGCAGGTGGAGAAGACCTAG
- a CDS encoding diacylglycerol/lipid kinase family protein has protein sequence MLRMVATAERSHGFEQPFAPPGADVAVLLNANAKQVTPGVRRALSSVLPDEHLFVSRCADEAAAIADEVVTRRYRTVFTGGGDGTFVSWVNRILESAERRAARPPCFGVLALGTGNAVAGVVGATPRRHVQDLLRFVRGEVGRVRRLDLVSCGDRLTPFAGVGIDAAVLNDYIWLKSQLAGTPLRRLGLGASGYGLAIALRSAPRCLVERRPTYCEIVNVGRPAWRLDGRGNRVGRPIAHGELLYAGPCMMAAASTVPYYGLGLRAFPFAEQAPGMMQVRVATAIPIRTLLTSVPSIWSGRFAHRGLLDFHADRVAMRFEKPMPLQIGGDAEGWRDELTFGMAPRPVDLVDFGTPCAVA, from the coding sequence ATGCTTCGAATGGTCGCCACCGCCGAGCGGTCCCACGGGTTCGAACAGCCGTTCGCCCCGCCGGGCGCCGACGTGGCCGTCCTCCTCAACGCGAACGCGAAGCAGGTGACGCCCGGCGTGCGCCGCGCGCTCTCCTCGGTGCTGCCGGACGAGCACCTCTTCGTGTCGCGCTGCGCCGACGAGGCCGCGGCCATCGCCGACGAGGTGGTGACCCGGCGCTACCGCACGGTGTTCACGGGCGGCGGCGACGGGACGTTCGTGTCCTGGGTGAACCGGATCCTCGAGAGCGCGGAGCGGCGCGCGGCCCGGCCGCCCTGCTTCGGCGTGCTCGCCCTCGGGACCGGCAACGCGGTGGCCGGCGTGGTGGGCGCGACCCCGCGGCGGCACGTGCAGGACCTGCTCCGGTTCGTCCGCGGCGAGGTCGGCCGCGTCCGCCGCCTCGACCTCGTCTCCTGCGGCGACCGCCTCACCCCGTTCGCGGGCGTCGGCATCGACGCCGCCGTGCTGAACGACTACATCTGGCTGAAGTCGCAGCTCGCCGGCACGCCGCTCCGGCGCCTGGGCCTGGGCGCGAGCGGCTACGGCCTCGCCATCGCGCTGCGCTCCGCGCCGCGGTGCCTGGTCGAGCGGCGCCCCACCTACTGCGAGATCGTGAACGTGGGCCGCCCGGCCTGGCGCCTCGACGGGCGCGGCAACCGCGTCGGCCGCCCCATCGCCCACGGCGAGCTGCTCTACGCCGGCCCGTGCATGATGGCCGCCGCGAGCACCGTCCCGTACTACGGCCTCGGCCTGCGCGCCTTCCCGTTCGCCGAGCAGGCGCCGGGCATGATGCAGGTCCGGGTGGCCACCGCCATCCCCATCCGCACGCTGCTCACCAGCGTCCCGAGCATCTGGTCCGGCCGCTTCGCGCACCGCGGGCTGCTCGACTTCCACGCCGACCGCGTGGCCATGCGCTTCGAGAAGCCGATGCCGCTGCAGATCGGCGGCGACGCCGAGGGCTGGCGCGACGAGCTGACGTTCGGGATGGCGCCGCGGCCGGTGGACCTGGTGGACTTCGGCACCCCCTGCGCCGTCGCCTGA
- the rlmB gene encoding 23S rRNA (guanosine(2251)-2'-O)-methyltransferase RlmB produces MRVVYGVNQVRELLRAGGGDVAEVWLAEGGTRGAAFAELERLGRGAGAKVRAAPRAKLDRLAGTDRHQGVVAVVADFRYAELEDLLARAQASGRPPLLVVLDGVEDPHNLGAIIRSAHALGAHGVVIPRDRAVGVTPAVAKASAGAVERCPVARVTNVAKTLERLKEAGIWSVAFAADGERALGEVDLKGPTALVLGSEGEGLRPLVRRTCDLSARIPMSGDLDSLSVSASAAVALYEAARQRAGTPSKSAVEMRP; encoded by the coding sequence ATGCGCGTCGTCTACGGCGTGAACCAGGTGCGCGAGCTGCTCCGCGCCGGGGGCGGCGACGTCGCCGAGGTGTGGCTGGCCGAGGGCGGCACCCGCGGCGCGGCGTTCGCGGAGCTGGAGCGGCTCGGGCGGGGGGCCGGCGCCAAGGTGCGCGCGGCGCCGCGCGCCAAGCTCGACCGGCTGGCCGGCACCGACCGGCACCAGGGCGTGGTCGCGGTGGTGGCCGACTTCCGCTACGCGGAGCTGGAGGACCTGCTCGCGCGCGCGCAGGCCAGCGGGCGCCCGCCGCTCCTGGTGGTGCTCGACGGCGTCGAGGACCCGCACAACCTCGGGGCCATCATCCGTTCGGCGCACGCGCTCGGCGCGCACGGCGTCGTCATCCCGCGCGACCGCGCGGTGGGCGTCACGCCGGCGGTGGCGAAGGCCTCGGCCGGCGCGGTGGAGCGCTGCCCGGTGGCGCGCGTCACCAACGTCGCGAAGACGCTCGAGCGGCTGAAGGAGGCGGGCATCTGGTCGGTCGCGTTCGCCGCCGACGGCGAGCGCGCCCTCGGCGAGGTCGATCTGAAGGGGCCGACCGCGCTCGTCCTGGGCAGCGAGGGGGAGGGGCTGCGGCCGCTGGTGCGCCGCACCTGCGACCTCTCCGCGCGGATCCCCATGTCGGGTGATCTCGACAGCTTGTCGGTCTCCGCGTCGGCCGCGGTCGCCCTCTACGAGGCCGCGCGGCAGCGCGCGGGCACCCCGTCGAAATCAGCGGTCGAAATGCGTCCTTGA